The following is a genomic window from Saprospiraceae bacterium.
TGCTGTTTGTTGCTGGTATATCCTACTCCAATGCACAAAAATTGCTAAAAAAAGCAGATCTTCATATTCAAAACCACGAGTATGACAAAGCGGCACAACAATATTTGCAGTACCTCAAAAAGCACAAGAATGACTTTGAAACCATGAATCTGCTTGCCGCGTCACTTGCAAAAAGTGGTGATCTGTCAAATGCAGATATATGGTACAAAAAGATAATCACAGAAAACCAAGCTGTACAACCCGAAATTATTTTACAGCATGGGCTGGTTCTTAAAAAAATGGGTTACTACAAAGAAGCCATATCCAGATTTAATGAATTAAAAAAATTCAACTATGCAGAGGGTACATTTTACACTCAAGGATGTGATTTTGCTTTGAATGCAGTGAGTAAACCAGCTGACTATGAATTAATATCACTACCTGTCAGCAGTAGTGCTTCAGATTATGGATTGACATTTTATAAAAAAATGCCTGTATTTACTTCATTCAGGGAGGACATACTCATGACCGAAAAAGAAAAAGAATTGCAAGGTGACGCATCAGGTCAGAAAACCTTTATTTATAACAGCACCAAAAACAGACTACTTTTTATAAAAGGTCCTGATTCAAAAATCAATCACGTAGGTCCGGTAAGTTTTTCAGAAGACGGCAAAAAATGTGCTATCATTGAAGCAAAGTCCGTAGACGAAAACAATTTTATACTCCATCCTAAAGTATCAAGATTACTCATTGCTAATGTCAATAATAACGGTGAGATAGAATCATATAAGCCTTTCACGCACAATGAAGTAGGGTCAACTATAAATTCAGCATTTATGGCTTATGAAGGGACAGCTTTGTACTTTTCTTCTGATCGTTCAGGTGGCTTTGGAGGATATGATTTGTATGTTTCTTACTATAAAAACAATGAATGGACAATGCCTGAAAACTTAGGTAGCAATATCAATAGTCCTGGAAATGAAGTGACACCTTGTCTGAAGGACGGTGGATTATATTTCTCATCTGATTATCATAAGGGCTTGGGTGGCTTTGACATATTCGTCAGTCAGGTTCTCGATGGAGTATGGAGTAATCCTGAAAACAAAGGTTTCGGCATAAATTCATCAGCAGATGAATTTTTCCCTGCATTCAATAGTCTTGAAGAATTTTTTATCACATCTAACAGACTGGGAGGAAAAGGAAAGTATGACATATATAAGGCTTTCAAACTGACTCCTGAAAAGAAGGTCGAACAAATGGCTACCACTACCCCTCCGCCGGCAGTAAGTCTCGAAGAACTTGCAGTACAAACACAGTCTCCATCAAATGAAAATAAAAGTGTAACACAGGAAGATCCTAAAAAAGCCTTTTCACTTCCTGAATTTGATGTAAATAAAATAGGTTCAAATGCCGCTGCAACTGAAGTAAGTTTCACAGGAGCATACAGAGTAGCTTTGCAGGAAACAATACCAAATACAGAAGTCTTTTTTATCCAATTAGCCTCCGTTTCGTCTCAGAAACCTGATTTTAGCAAATTCAAATCGCTGCTAAAATATGGAAATATATACAAAATGGCAAACAATAAAATTCTGAAAGTGCGGTTAGGATATTTTTCTGAAAGGAAGGAAGCCGAAGATGTTTTAGTGAAAGTAAAACAAAATGGATATAAAGATGCATTCATATCTTTTGAGTTGCTCAACACTGCACAAATGGAGCTGGTACTCACAGGTACAGATGAATCCAGTTTTACAGATAAAGGCAATTTTAACACCAAAAATCCGGAAGTAGAAAAATCATATAAATCTCCAAGTAAATATAAAGTGAGATTGGCTTCCTATGAGGACCCAATCTGGTTTGATATCAATAAAGTTAAAGACTTGGGTCGCATAGAGCAATGGACAAAAGGAGGTTGGACAATATTTATTCTTGCCGGATTTAATAATATCGAAGAAGCAAAAAAAGCTCAAATCAGTGCCTTGAACAGAGGGTATAAGACAGCAGAAGTTGTCATCGACAATGGAGGCATACTCGAAAGATTAAAACAGAATTAGAGTGTATTTATATATCAATTTCGTTTAGTTAAGAAATTTTTCTTTGTTTTTACCCTATCTTTACCTTACAAGGGAAAGACTTCATAAAGATGTCTTAACTAAAACTAAACGACATTGATTTAAATTCCGAAGGGACTAAATGAATTTTTATTAGTACATTCAGAATAAAGAAAAATGAAAATAAAGGGGTTATTGCCCCTTTATTTTTTATAAAATCATTGCTGATCTGAGTTTTGATAGATGTTTTAATCCCCAGTCCAATATGATCAGTAGTACTACTGAAATAGCAACAGTATTAAATAAATTGATTGTGTCATTTCCAAAGTGTGAATAAAACTGAGACAATAACTGTGATTGCTCCATAGACTCCATATCTGCAAAATAATAAATGACGGCTCCCAATAAACAGAACAAAGCGATGGCCACCCATTGGATATTCAGCAGATTATAAAGCGAAACTTGTTTTATTACAACTGCCTTAGCCACAGATACTTCAAGTTTATTCCGAAACTCATTTGATATATCTATAGGTACATTTTTACTTAGAATTACATCAAGATGCACATATTCTTTATACTGCTCTTTGAATGCGGCATCCGTCTCTAAAAGAACTTTGATTTTTTCGATTTCTTCCGACGTACATTCGTTATCGATATATTTCCATAAAAGGTCTTCCATTATCATTCATTTTTGATTATATATATATCTTTAAAAGTCTCAGCCATTAGCTTTCTTGCTCTATGGAGTTTTATTTTGACATTACTCACACTTAAGCCTGTAAATTCGGTTATTTCCTTAACATTTTTTTCTTCAAGGTAATACATAGTGACAATGGCTTTTGACTCATCATCAAGAATTTTCATCATGGCGTTGATTTGAAATTTTGCGTCCGAGATTTCTGAAGTTTCTTCCGTATTATATTGCGAGATGAGGTGATCTACTTTAGTAATATCCTGATGGTTTTTTACCTTTCTCTTATAGTCAATCGCAGTACGGTACGCAATAGTATAACACCATGCTTTGAGAGAAGAATGTTGATCAAAAGAAAGTAGATTTTTTAATACCTTTAGGACTGCATCCTGGGTGGCTTCTTCAGCATCCGGAACCTGACCAAGAATCCTGTAAGTTACGTTGTACATAAATTTTCCATAAGTATCAATGAAATCACTGATAGCTCTTCGATCTCCATTCTGAAGCTGAAAAATAATATTCCTTTCGTCTACGTTATTTGACATTATAACAAATATACGCATCCGAAGTGGAGTCGGTTACAATTCTGGTTATAAAATCAATATTTTTGAGATGTAACTTCCTGTGGATTTGAAATAAATTAATCAGCAGTAAATACAGAAAAGTCAAATAGTAGTGAAAATCTGAGAGTATTGTCTAAAGGATTGGGCAAATTGGAAGTGGGAACCAGATAGGATAAATCTATACCAAAGACATTATACTTGATACCTGCGCCTACTGTAAAAAAACGCCTATTGCCTTTTTCAGCACTTTCCCAATAGTAGCCACCTCTGAATGCAAACTGTTTGTCATACCAGTATTCTGCACCAAATGATATCGAAACTTCTCTCATTTCTTCCCTGAGTCCACCCTGAGCATCTGAAAAAGATCCTAACATTCCGGCAAAAAGAGCTTTTTCTCTGTAATCAGCAATTCCCTTTTCACCTGTTTTATCCCAGTTAGGATTATCGATTGGCACTCCATCAGAACCTGCAATTTTTTTTGCAATGGGTGTTGGCACCAACAATTTGTTGAAGTCAAGTGCAAAAGTCAACGAATTATAATCATCAAATTCCAACTTTAATGAACTACCTAAACCTAAATTGGCAGGTATAAAGTCTTTGACTGAATTGTCCCTTGTATAACTTAACTTTGAACCAATATTGGTAATAGCTAACCCGTAAGACCACTCTCCCTTATAGCCACCTAATTTTGTTTTT
Proteins encoded in this region:
- a CDS encoding RNA polymerase sigma factor, with translation MSNNVDERNIIFQLQNGDRRAISDFIDTYGKFMYNVTYRILGQVPDAEEATQDAVLKVLKNLLSFDQHSSLKAWCYTIAYRTAIDYKRKVKNHQDITKVDHLISQYNTEETSEISDAKFQINAMMKILDDESKAIVTMYYLEEKNVKEITEFTGLSVSNVKIKLHRARKLMAETFKDIYIIKNE